The Lynx canadensis isolate LIC74 chromosome D1, mLynCan4.pri.v2, whole genome shotgun sequence genome has a segment encoding these proteins:
- the ANKK1 gene encoding ankyrin repeat and protein kinase domain-containing protein 1: MAAGVEQRLGSLAVFTRDDFEGDWRRVASGGFGQVFRVRHRRWRTEFAVKCAPCLQPEASSHDVDCLVEEAAKMEKIKFQHIVSIYGVCRQPLGIVMEFMANGSLEKMVPTHSLSWLLKFRIIHETSLAMNFLHSLKPPLLHLDLKPGNILLDSNMHVKISDFGLSKWMEQSTRMQYVERSALRGTLSYIPPEMFLESNKAPGPKYDVYSFGIVVWELLTQKKPYSGFHLVTIVVQVAAGMRPSLQSVSDTWPSEARQMVNLMRRCWDQDPKKRPSFSEITVETDMLLFLLQSPVADPESEALARKVSGKLSLHRPGDVSKEVSQELTDNDWGDYLKRVPRLSDGENPVPSGEELCTYENKVSPLHFLVVQGSVEQVRLLLAHEVDVDCQTACGHTPLLIATQDQQPDLCTLLLEHGADANLADEDGWAPLHFAAQNGDDRTARLLLDHGAHVDAREHEGWTPLHLAAQNNFENVARLLVSRRADPNLHEAEGKTPLHVAAYFGHVSLVKLLAGQGAELDAQQRNLRTPLHLAVERGKVRAIQHLLKSGAAPDALDRSGYSPLHTAAARGKYLICKMLLRYGASLQLPTQQGWTPLHLAAYKGHLEVIHLLAESHADLGAPGGMKWTPLHLAARHGEEGVVLALLRCGADPNAPEQSGWTPLHLAVQRGSFLSVVNLLEHNANVHARNEVGWTPAHLAALKGNVAILKVLVKAGAQLDVQDGVGCTPLQLALRNQKQNIVAFLEGKEPSLAVLGGAEPGAQSEM, translated from the exons ATGGCCGCGGGCGTGGAGCAGCGTCTGGGCAGCCTCGCCGTCTTCACCCGCGACGACTTCGAGGGCGACTGGCGCCGGGTGGCCAGCGGCGGCTTCGGCCAGGTGTTCCGGGTGCGGCACAGGCGCTGGAGGACGGAGTTCGCCGTCAAGTGtgccccctgcctccagcccgAGGCCTCCAG CCACGATGTGGACTGCCTCGTTGAAGAAGCAGCCAAAATGGAGAAGATCAAGTTTCAGCATATCGTGTCCATCTATGGGGTGTGCAGGCAGCCCCTGGGCATCGTGATGGAGTTCATGGCCAACGGCTCCCTGGAGAAGATGGTGCCCACGCACAGCCTCTCCTGGCTGCTCAAGTTCCGCATCATCCATGAGACCAGTCTGGCCATGAACTTTCTCCACAGCCTTAAGCCACCTCTGCTCCACCTGGACCTCAAACCAGGCAACATCctcctggacagcaacatgcatgTCAAG ATTTCGGACTTCGGCCTATCCAAGTGGATGGAACAGTCGACCCGGATGCAGTACGTCGAGAGGTCAGCTCTGCGGGGCACCCTCAGCTACATCCCCCCTGAGATGTTCTTGGAAAGTAATAAGGCCCCAGGGCCCAAGTACGATGTGTACAG CTTCGGGATTGTCGTCTGGGAGCTCCTCACTCAGAAGAAGCCGTATTCAG GCTTCCACCTGGTGACCATTGTTGTCCAAGTGGCCGCAGGCATGCGGCCCTCCCTGCAGTCTGTCTCTGATACATGGCCGAGCGAGGCCCGGCAGATGGTGAACCTGATGAGGCGCTGTTGGGATCAGGACCCCAAGAAGAGGCCCTCCTTTTCAG AAATCACAGTTGAGACAGACATGCTGCTGTTCCTGCTGCAGAGTCCCGTGGCAGACCCGGAGAGTGAGGCCCTGGCCAGGAAGGTGTCGGGCAAGCTGTCTCTGCACCGGCCCGGGGAC GTCAGCAAAGAGGTCAGCCAGGAGCTAACGGACAACG ACTGGGGAGACTACCTGAAGCGGGTCCCGCGGCTCTCGGACGGCGAGAACCCCGTCCCAAGCGGTGAGGAGCTGTGCACATACGAGAACAAAGTCTCCCCCCTCCACTTCCTGGTGGTGCAGGGCAGCGTGGAGCAGGTGAGGCTGCTGCTGGCCCACGAGGTCGACGTGGACTGCCAGACGGCCTGCGGCCACACGCCCCTCCTCATCGCCACCCAGGACCAGCAGCCCGATCTCTGCACCCTGCTCCTGGAGCACGGGGCCGATGCCAACCTGGCGGATGAAGACGGCTGGGCCCCCCTGCACTTCGCAGCCCAGAATGGAGACGACCGCACCGCCCGCCTGCTCCTGGACCACGGGGCCCACGTGGACGCCCGGGAGCACGAGGGCTGGACCCCGCTCCACCTGGCCGCACAGAACAACTTTGAAAATGTGGCACGGCTTCTGGTCTCCCGTCGGGCCGACCCCAACCTGCATGAGGCCGAGGGCAAGACCCCTCTCCACGTGGCCGCCTACTTTGGCCACGTCAGCCTGGTCAAGCTGCTGGCAGGCCAGGGGGCTGAGCTGGATGCCCAGCAGAGAAACCTGAGGACGCCGCTGCACCTGGCGGTGGAGCGAGGCAAAGTGAGGGCCATCCAGCACCTGCTGAAGAGCGGGGCGGCTCCCGATGCCCTTGACCGGAGTGGCTACAGCCCATTGCACACGGCGGCCGCCAGGGGGAAGTACCTTATCTGCAAGATGCTGCTCAGGTACGGGGCCAGCCTCCAGCTGCCCACCCAGCAGGGCTGGACGCCCCTCCATCTAGCAGCCTACAAGGGCCACTTGGAGGTCATCCACCTGCTGGCTGAGAGCCACGCAgacctgggggctcctgggggcatGAAGTGGACGCCCCTGCACCTGGCCGCCCGCcacggggaggagggggtggtgtTAGCACTGCTGCGGTGCGGGGCTGACCCCAATGCCCCCGAGCAGTCGGGCTGGACACCCCTCCACCTGGCTGTCCAGCGGGGCTCCTTCCTGAGCGTCGTCAACCTCCTGGAGCACAACGCCAACGTCCATGCCCGCAACGAGGTGGGCTGGACTCCCGCCCACCTGGCCGCCCTCAAGGGCAACGTGGCCATCCTCAAAGTACTGGTCAAAGCCGGCGCCCAGCTGGACGTCCAGGACGGGGTGGGCTGCACGCCCCTGCAGCTGGCCCTCCGGAACCAAAAGCAGAACATCGTTGCCTTCCTGGAGGGCAAGGAGCCCTCACTGGCCGTCCTGGGcggtgctgagcctggagcccagtcAGAAATGTAG